A genomic stretch from Oreochromis niloticus isolate F11D_XX linkage group LG11, O_niloticus_UMD_NMBU, whole genome shotgun sequence includes:
- the vsig10l gene encoding V-set and immunoglobulin domain-containing protein 10-like isoform X2 has translation MCYFISKQIQIKRLLCKGRKGRGLTCTIELVQVGYSRAWLTAGASADTEVTALGLYQDGFVFRLCFCTGNTNVCYFFFFFKQKMPCVKEFKRLSSFFLAILSFFTFQGARCELLVFPAGPSLVNALAGENVTLAVSFSGASDPVVSWFKGVLSIVVWTINSSADPSVAAIFSSVIKLEKQSASLTFFNVPLNYTGDYTIEMVKPGMRKASTTFTLKIFEYIQSLTLSSQPGLIKEGTENFTLQHSMLQGVFEQQIWFFNGIEIKNSSHYLVKTQANSLVILRPNQNDTGEYAVLLTNPFRNATASQNVSVRYGPDEPTLEVHPIQSFYLAGDSLNLSCQANGFPQPVAEWVFGGKIISQKGVLNLANVQTSQGGVYTCRLVNEDTKESRQKNMNLTVYERPVGNPECLVQSVNAINLQYHCGWVGGTPQAQLSFPELSNSSSGAGNFSLTVNASDSLNGKTIQCMAEHPVEQNKCNITASSPVAFLPIMRTTVDSGGKIVVTICCFSKASPKAVVSWFSGNETVINGSIYQISSNTSQLMIRHYNVSNFLLQNYTCTCRNPLGSKKREIQLQGPSISDSSLFPNQNGTIVTLTWEVPSMSVVTGFDIQMKGPDLLSKNRNGPLTKSSSNVYRTIQQKPGSARSTDIFFLDPKLTYWFQVIPKARMTNGEPSKIHRIGPGHQPRYPVPRPVDKVKNSQPNITANNMLKGALKSPPDYNRLQKTLSEKSVSLPAFIPPPPTRLATTV, from the exons atgtgttattttattagcaagcaaatacaaataaagaGGCTGTTGTGTAAGGGGCGTAAGGGGCGTGGCCTCACATGCACAATCGAGTTAGTACAGGTGGGATACTCACGCGCCTGGCTGACCGCTGGAGCTTCCGCTGATACGGAAGTTACCGCTTTAGGACTTTACCAAGACGGTTTTGTTTTTCGTCTGTGCTTTTGTACTGGAAATACAAACgtctgctattttttttttttttttaaacaaaaaatgcCTTGTGTAAAGGAATTCAAGAGATTAAGCTCGTTTTTTCTGGccattttatcatttttcaCTTTCCAAG GTGCCCGCTGTGAACTGCTGGTTTTTCCTGCTGGTCCCAGTCTGGTGAATGCTTTAGCTGGCGAAAACGTGACTCTGGCTGTGTCCTTCAGTGGTGCCTCTGACCCAGTTGTTAGCTGGTTTAAGGGGGTTTTAAGTATTGTTGTATGGACTATAAACTCCAGTGCTGATCCATCTGTAGCTGCAATTTTCAGTAGTGTAATCAAGTTAGAGAAACAAAGTGCATCCCTCACCTTTTTTAATGTTCCACTTAACTACACCGGTGACTACACCATCGAAATGGTTAAACCTGGAATGAGAAAAGCCTCAACTACTTTCACTCTGAAAATATTTG aatACATCCAGAGCTTGACTCTGAGCTCACAGCCGGGTCTTATCAAAGAGGGAACTGAGAACTTCACCCTGCAGCATAGCATGCTCCAAGGAGTGTTTGAGCAACAAATCTGGTTCTTCAATGgtattgaaataaaaaacagcTCACACTATTTAGTGAAGACACAAGCAAATAGTCTTGTGATCCTCAGGCCAAACCAAAATGACACAGGAGAGTACGCTGTGTTACTGACAAACCCCTTCAGAAATGCGACGGCATCTCAAAACGTCTCTGTGCGGT ATGGACCCGATGAGCCTACACTTGAGGTCCATCCAATTCAGTCTTTTTATTTAGCAGGAGACTCTCTGAACCTCTCCTGTCAGGCTAATGGATTCCCACAGCCAGTCGCTGAGTGGGTCTTTGGTGGGAAGATCATTTCCCAAAAAGGAGTCCTGAATCTAGCAAATGTACAAACCAGTCAAGGAGGTGTTTACACATGCAGGCTGGTCAATGAAGATACAAAAGAAAGCCGGCAAAAGAACATGAACTTAACTGTTTATG AGCGGCCGGTGGGCAACCCTGAGTGCTTGGTGCAGTCAGTGAATGCCATCAACCTGCAGTATCACTGTGGATGGGTAGGGGGAACCCCACAGGCCCAGCTGTCTTTTCCAGAGCTAAGCAACTCCAGTAGTGGAGCAGGGAACTTCAGCTTAACCGTCAACGCATCAGATAGTCTAAATGGGAAAACAATCCAGTGCATGGCAGAACACCCTGTTGAACAGAATAAGTGCAATATCACTGCAA GTAGTCCCGTAGCATTCCTTCCAATTATGAGAACCACAGTTGACTCTGGGGGCAAAATAGTGGTGACAATCTGCTGTTTCAGTAAGGCCTCGCCTAAAGCTGTCGTGTCATGGTTCAGTGGCAATGAGACTGTCATCAACGGGTCCATATACCAGATCAGCAGCAACACCTCACAGCTTATGATTCGTCATTACAACGTCAGCAACTTTCTTCTCCAAAACTACACCTGCACATGCAGGAACCCTCTGGGCAGCAAGAAAAGAGAAATTCAGCTACAAG GACCGTCCATCTCAGATTCCAGTTTGTTCCCTAACCAAAACGGAACCATCGTCACGTTGACCTGGGAGGTCCCATCTATGTCTGTTGTTACAG GGTTCGACATCCAAATGAAAGGACCAGACCTTCTGAGCAAAAATCGCAATGGCCCTCTGACTAAAAGCAGCTCAAATGTATATCGCACAATCCAGCAGAAACCTGGTTCTGCCAGGAGTACGGATATCTTTTTCCTTGATCCCAAGCTGACCTACTGGTTTCAAGTCATCCCCAAAGCTCGTATGACCAATGGAGAGCCGTCTAAGATCCACAGAATTGGTCCAG GTCATCAGCCAAGATATCCGGTTCCCAGACCAGTTGATAAG GTAAAAAACAGCCAACCAAATATCACTGCGAATAACATGCTGAAAGGAGCGCTGAAGTCCCCCCCTGACTACAACAGGTTACAGAAG actcTCTCtgaaaaatcagtgtctctgccCGCATTTATCCCTCCACCACCTACCAGACTTGCTACAACCGTctaa
- the vsig10l gene encoding V-set and immunoglobulin domain-containing protein 10-like isoform X5, with protein sequence MCYFISKQIQIKRLLCKGRKGRGLTCTIELVQVGYSRAWLTAGASADTEVTALGLYQDGFVFRLCFCTGNTNVCYFFFFFKQKMPCVKEFKRLSSFFLAILSFFTFQGARCELLVFPAGPSLVNALAGENVTLAVSFSGASDPVVSWFKGVLSIVVWTINSSADPSVAAIFSSVIKLEKQSASLTFFNVPLNYTGDYTIEMVKPGMRKASTTFTLKIFEYIQSLTLSSQPGLIKEGTENFTLQHSMLQGVFEQQIWFFNGIEIKNSSHYLVKTQANSLVILRPNQNDTGEYAVLLTNPFRNATASQNVSVRYGPDEPTLEVHPIQSFYLAGDSLNLSCQANGFPQPVAEWVFGGKIISQKGVLNLANVQTSQGGVYTCRLVNEDTKESRQKNMNLTVYERPVGNPECLVQSVNAINLQYHCGWVGGTPQAQLSFPELSNSSSGAGNFSLTVNASDSLNGKTIQCMAEHPVEQNKCNITASSPVAFLPIMRTTVDSGGKIVVTICCFSKASPKAVVSWFSGNETVINGSIYQISSNTSQLMIRHYNVSNFLLQNYTCTCRNPLGSKKREIQLQGPSISDSSLFPNQNGTIVTLTWEVPSMSVVTGHQPRYPVPRPVDKVKNSQPNITANNMLKGALKSPPDYNRLQKTLSEKSVSLPAFIPPPPTRLATTV encoded by the exons atgtgttattttattagcaagcaaatacaaataaagaGGCTGTTGTGTAAGGGGCGTAAGGGGCGTGGCCTCACATGCACAATCGAGTTAGTACAGGTGGGATACTCACGCGCCTGGCTGACCGCTGGAGCTTCCGCTGATACGGAAGTTACCGCTTTAGGACTTTACCAAGACGGTTTTGTTTTTCGTCTGTGCTTTTGTACTGGAAATACAAACgtctgctattttttttttttttttaaacaaaaaatgcCTTGTGTAAAGGAATTCAAGAGATTAAGCTCGTTTTTTCTGGccattttatcatttttcaCTTTCCAAG GTGCCCGCTGTGAACTGCTGGTTTTTCCTGCTGGTCCCAGTCTGGTGAATGCTTTAGCTGGCGAAAACGTGACTCTGGCTGTGTCCTTCAGTGGTGCCTCTGACCCAGTTGTTAGCTGGTTTAAGGGGGTTTTAAGTATTGTTGTATGGACTATAAACTCCAGTGCTGATCCATCTGTAGCTGCAATTTTCAGTAGTGTAATCAAGTTAGAGAAACAAAGTGCATCCCTCACCTTTTTTAATGTTCCACTTAACTACACCGGTGACTACACCATCGAAATGGTTAAACCTGGAATGAGAAAAGCCTCAACTACTTTCACTCTGAAAATATTTG aatACATCCAGAGCTTGACTCTGAGCTCACAGCCGGGTCTTATCAAAGAGGGAACTGAGAACTTCACCCTGCAGCATAGCATGCTCCAAGGAGTGTTTGAGCAACAAATCTGGTTCTTCAATGgtattgaaataaaaaacagcTCACACTATTTAGTGAAGACACAAGCAAATAGTCTTGTGATCCTCAGGCCAAACCAAAATGACACAGGAGAGTACGCTGTGTTACTGACAAACCCCTTCAGAAATGCGACGGCATCTCAAAACGTCTCTGTGCGGT ATGGACCCGATGAGCCTACACTTGAGGTCCATCCAATTCAGTCTTTTTATTTAGCAGGAGACTCTCTGAACCTCTCCTGTCAGGCTAATGGATTCCCACAGCCAGTCGCTGAGTGGGTCTTTGGTGGGAAGATCATTTCCCAAAAAGGAGTCCTGAATCTAGCAAATGTACAAACCAGTCAAGGAGGTGTTTACACATGCAGGCTGGTCAATGAAGATACAAAAGAAAGCCGGCAAAAGAACATGAACTTAACTGTTTATG AGCGGCCGGTGGGCAACCCTGAGTGCTTGGTGCAGTCAGTGAATGCCATCAACCTGCAGTATCACTGTGGATGGGTAGGGGGAACCCCACAGGCCCAGCTGTCTTTTCCAGAGCTAAGCAACTCCAGTAGTGGAGCAGGGAACTTCAGCTTAACCGTCAACGCATCAGATAGTCTAAATGGGAAAACAATCCAGTGCATGGCAGAACACCCTGTTGAACAGAATAAGTGCAATATCACTGCAA GTAGTCCCGTAGCATTCCTTCCAATTATGAGAACCACAGTTGACTCTGGGGGCAAAATAGTGGTGACAATCTGCTGTTTCAGTAAGGCCTCGCCTAAAGCTGTCGTGTCATGGTTCAGTGGCAATGAGACTGTCATCAACGGGTCCATATACCAGATCAGCAGCAACACCTCACAGCTTATGATTCGTCATTACAACGTCAGCAACTTTCTTCTCCAAAACTACACCTGCACATGCAGGAACCCTCTGGGCAGCAAGAAAAGAGAAATTCAGCTACAAG GACCGTCCATCTCAGATTCCAGTTTGTTCCCTAACCAAAACGGAACCATCGTCACGTTGACCTGGGAGGTCCCATCTATGTCTGTTGTTACAG GTCATCAGCCAAGATATCCGGTTCCCAGACCAGTTGATAAG GTAAAAAACAGCCAACCAAATATCACTGCGAATAACATGCTGAAAGGAGCGCTGAAGTCCCCCCCTGACTACAACAGGTTACAGAAG actcTCTCtgaaaaatcagtgtctctgccCGCATTTATCCCTCCACCACCTACCAGACTTGCTACAACCGTctaa
- the vsig10l gene encoding V-set and immunoglobulin domain-containing protein 10-like isoform X1, whose amino-acid sequence MCYFISKQIQIKRLLCKGRKGRGLTCTIELVQVGYSRAWLTAGASADTEVTALGLYQDGFVFRLCFCTGNTNVCYFFFFFKQKMPCVKEFKRLSSFFLAILSFFTFQGARCELLVFPAGPSLVNALAGENVTLAVSFSGASDPVVSWFKGVLSIVVWTINSSADPSVAAIFSSVIKLEKQSASLTFFNVPLNYTGDYTIEMVKPGMRKASTTFTLKIFEYIQSLTLSSQPGLIKEGTENFTLQHSMLQGVFEQQIWFFNGIEIKNSSHYLVKTQANSLVILRPNQNDTGEYAVLLTNPFRNATASQNVSVRYGPDEPTLEVHPIQSFYLAGDSLNLSCQANGFPQPVAEWVFGGKIISQKGVLNLANVQTSQGGVYTCRLVNEDTKESRQKNMNLTVYERPVGNPECLVQSVNAINLQYHCGWVGGTPQAQLSFPELSNSSSGAGNFSLTVNASDSLNGKTIQCMAEHPVEQNKCNITASSPVAFLPIMRTTVDSGGKIVVTICCFSKASPKAVVSWFSGNETVINGSIYQISSNTSQLMIRHYNVSNFLLQNYTCTCRNPLGSKKREIQLQGPSISDSSLFPNQNGTIVTLTWEVPSMSVVTGFDIQMKGPDLLSKNRNGPLTKSSSNVYRTIQQKPGSARSTDIFFLDPKLTYWFQVIPKARMTNGEPSKIHRIGPGEGLSGPAIAGIAAGIPCSLLFLLLLIGLIYLGVYCIRNRSHQPRYPVPRPVDKVKNSQPNITANNMLKGALKSPPDYNRLQKTLSEKSVSLPAFIPPPPTRLATTV is encoded by the exons atgtgttattttattagcaagcaaatacaaataaagaGGCTGTTGTGTAAGGGGCGTAAGGGGCGTGGCCTCACATGCACAATCGAGTTAGTACAGGTGGGATACTCACGCGCCTGGCTGACCGCTGGAGCTTCCGCTGATACGGAAGTTACCGCTTTAGGACTTTACCAAGACGGTTTTGTTTTTCGTCTGTGCTTTTGTACTGGAAATACAAACgtctgctattttttttttttttttaaacaaaaaatgcCTTGTGTAAAGGAATTCAAGAGATTAAGCTCGTTTTTTCTGGccattttatcatttttcaCTTTCCAAG GTGCCCGCTGTGAACTGCTGGTTTTTCCTGCTGGTCCCAGTCTGGTGAATGCTTTAGCTGGCGAAAACGTGACTCTGGCTGTGTCCTTCAGTGGTGCCTCTGACCCAGTTGTTAGCTGGTTTAAGGGGGTTTTAAGTATTGTTGTATGGACTATAAACTCCAGTGCTGATCCATCTGTAGCTGCAATTTTCAGTAGTGTAATCAAGTTAGAGAAACAAAGTGCATCCCTCACCTTTTTTAATGTTCCACTTAACTACACCGGTGACTACACCATCGAAATGGTTAAACCTGGAATGAGAAAAGCCTCAACTACTTTCACTCTGAAAATATTTG aatACATCCAGAGCTTGACTCTGAGCTCACAGCCGGGTCTTATCAAAGAGGGAACTGAGAACTTCACCCTGCAGCATAGCATGCTCCAAGGAGTGTTTGAGCAACAAATCTGGTTCTTCAATGgtattgaaataaaaaacagcTCACACTATTTAGTGAAGACACAAGCAAATAGTCTTGTGATCCTCAGGCCAAACCAAAATGACACAGGAGAGTACGCTGTGTTACTGACAAACCCCTTCAGAAATGCGACGGCATCTCAAAACGTCTCTGTGCGGT ATGGACCCGATGAGCCTACACTTGAGGTCCATCCAATTCAGTCTTTTTATTTAGCAGGAGACTCTCTGAACCTCTCCTGTCAGGCTAATGGATTCCCACAGCCAGTCGCTGAGTGGGTCTTTGGTGGGAAGATCATTTCCCAAAAAGGAGTCCTGAATCTAGCAAATGTACAAACCAGTCAAGGAGGTGTTTACACATGCAGGCTGGTCAATGAAGATACAAAAGAAAGCCGGCAAAAGAACATGAACTTAACTGTTTATG AGCGGCCGGTGGGCAACCCTGAGTGCTTGGTGCAGTCAGTGAATGCCATCAACCTGCAGTATCACTGTGGATGGGTAGGGGGAACCCCACAGGCCCAGCTGTCTTTTCCAGAGCTAAGCAACTCCAGTAGTGGAGCAGGGAACTTCAGCTTAACCGTCAACGCATCAGATAGTCTAAATGGGAAAACAATCCAGTGCATGGCAGAACACCCTGTTGAACAGAATAAGTGCAATATCACTGCAA GTAGTCCCGTAGCATTCCTTCCAATTATGAGAACCACAGTTGACTCTGGGGGCAAAATAGTGGTGACAATCTGCTGTTTCAGTAAGGCCTCGCCTAAAGCTGTCGTGTCATGGTTCAGTGGCAATGAGACTGTCATCAACGGGTCCATATACCAGATCAGCAGCAACACCTCACAGCTTATGATTCGTCATTACAACGTCAGCAACTTTCTTCTCCAAAACTACACCTGCACATGCAGGAACCCTCTGGGCAGCAAGAAAAGAGAAATTCAGCTACAAG GACCGTCCATCTCAGATTCCAGTTTGTTCCCTAACCAAAACGGAACCATCGTCACGTTGACCTGGGAGGTCCCATCTATGTCTGTTGTTACAG GGTTCGACATCCAAATGAAAGGACCAGACCTTCTGAGCAAAAATCGCAATGGCCCTCTGACTAAAAGCAGCTCAAATGTATATCGCACAATCCAGCAGAAACCTGGTTCTGCCAGGAGTACGGATATCTTTTTCCTTGATCCCAAGCTGACCTACTGGTTTCAAGTCATCCCCAAAGCTCGTATGACCAATGGAGAGCCGTCTAAGATCCACAGAATTGGTCCAG GTGAAGGACTGAGTGGTCCTGCTATTGCTGGCATTGCAGCAGGAATCCCCTGCAGCCTTCTGTTCCTTCTTTTGCTGATTGGCCTCATCTACCTTGGTGTCTACTGCATCAGGAACAGAA GTCATCAGCCAAGATATCCGGTTCCCAGACCAGTTGATAAG GTAAAAAACAGCCAACCAAATATCACTGCGAATAACATGCTGAAAGGAGCGCTGAAGTCCCCCCCTGACTACAACAGGTTACAGAAG actcTCTCtgaaaaatcagtgtctctgccCGCATTTATCCCTCCACCACCTACCAGACTTGCTACAACCGTctaa
- the vsig10l gene encoding V-set and immunoglobulin domain-containing protein 10-like isoform X6, whose product MCYFISKQIQIKRLLCKGRKGRGLTCTIELVQVGYSRAWLTAGASADTEVTALGLYQDGFVFRLCFCTGNTNVCYFFFFFKQKMPCVKEFKRLSSFFLAILSFFTFQGARCELLVFPAGPSLVNALAGENVTLAVSFSGASDPVVSWFKGVLSIVVWTINSSADPSVAAIFSSVIKLEKQSASLTFFNVPLNYTGDYTIEMVKPGMRKASTTFTLKIFEYIQSLTLSSQPGLIKEGTENFTLQHSMLQGVFEQQIWFFNGIEIKNSSHYLVKTQANSLVILRPNQNDTGEYAVLLTNPFRNATASQNVSVRYGPDEPTLEVHPIQSFYLAGDSLNLSCQANGFPQPVAEWVFGGKIISQKGVLNLANVQTSQGGVYTCRLVNEDTKESRQKNMNLTVYERPVGNPECLVQSVNAINLQYHCGWVGGTPQAQLSFPELSNSSSGAGNFSLTVNASDSLNGKTIQCMAEHPVEQNKCNITASSPVAFLPIMRTTVDSGGKIVVTICCFSKASPKAVVSWFSGNETVINGSIYQISSNTSQLMIRHYNVSNFLLQNYTCTCRNPLGSKKREIQLQGFCCFGVLLALPETKTQWALRKRAK is encoded by the exons atgtgttattttattagcaagcaaatacaaataaagaGGCTGTTGTGTAAGGGGCGTAAGGGGCGTGGCCTCACATGCACAATCGAGTTAGTACAGGTGGGATACTCACGCGCCTGGCTGACCGCTGGAGCTTCCGCTGATACGGAAGTTACCGCTTTAGGACTTTACCAAGACGGTTTTGTTTTTCGTCTGTGCTTTTGTACTGGAAATACAAACgtctgctattttttttttttttttaaacaaaaaatgcCTTGTGTAAAGGAATTCAAGAGATTAAGCTCGTTTTTTCTGGccattttatcatttttcaCTTTCCAAG GTGCCCGCTGTGAACTGCTGGTTTTTCCTGCTGGTCCCAGTCTGGTGAATGCTTTAGCTGGCGAAAACGTGACTCTGGCTGTGTCCTTCAGTGGTGCCTCTGACCCAGTTGTTAGCTGGTTTAAGGGGGTTTTAAGTATTGTTGTATGGACTATAAACTCCAGTGCTGATCCATCTGTAGCTGCAATTTTCAGTAGTGTAATCAAGTTAGAGAAACAAAGTGCATCCCTCACCTTTTTTAATGTTCCACTTAACTACACCGGTGACTACACCATCGAAATGGTTAAACCTGGAATGAGAAAAGCCTCAACTACTTTCACTCTGAAAATATTTG aatACATCCAGAGCTTGACTCTGAGCTCACAGCCGGGTCTTATCAAAGAGGGAACTGAGAACTTCACCCTGCAGCATAGCATGCTCCAAGGAGTGTTTGAGCAACAAATCTGGTTCTTCAATGgtattgaaataaaaaacagcTCACACTATTTAGTGAAGACACAAGCAAATAGTCTTGTGATCCTCAGGCCAAACCAAAATGACACAGGAGAGTACGCTGTGTTACTGACAAACCCCTTCAGAAATGCGACGGCATCTCAAAACGTCTCTGTGCGGT ATGGACCCGATGAGCCTACACTTGAGGTCCATCCAATTCAGTCTTTTTATTTAGCAGGAGACTCTCTGAACCTCTCCTGTCAGGCTAATGGATTCCCACAGCCAGTCGCTGAGTGGGTCTTTGGTGGGAAGATCATTTCCCAAAAAGGAGTCCTGAATCTAGCAAATGTACAAACCAGTCAAGGAGGTGTTTACACATGCAGGCTGGTCAATGAAGATACAAAAGAAAGCCGGCAAAAGAACATGAACTTAACTGTTTATG AGCGGCCGGTGGGCAACCCTGAGTGCTTGGTGCAGTCAGTGAATGCCATCAACCTGCAGTATCACTGTGGATGGGTAGGGGGAACCCCACAGGCCCAGCTGTCTTTTCCAGAGCTAAGCAACTCCAGTAGTGGAGCAGGGAACTTCAGCTTAACCGTCAACGCATCAGATAGTCTAAATGGGAAAACAATCCAGTGCATGGCAGAACACCCTGTTGAACAGAATAAGTGCAATATCACTGCAA GTAGTCCCGTAGCATTCCTTCCAATTATGAGAACCACAGTTGACTCTGGGGGCAAAATAGTGGTGACAATCTGCTGTTTCAGTAAGGCCTCGCCTAAAGCTGTCGTGTCATGGTTCAGTGGCAATGAGACTGTCATCAACGGGTCCATATACCAGATCAGCAGCAACACCTCACAGCTTATGATTCGTCATTACAACGTCAGCAACTTTCTTCTCCAAAACTACACCTGCACATGCAGGAACCCTCTGGGCAGCAAGAAAAGAGAAATTCAGCTACAAG GATTCTGCTGCTTTGGAGTGCTGCTCGCATTGcctgaaacaaagacacaatGGGCCCTCAGAAAAAGAGCTAAGTAA
- the vsig10l gene encoding V-set and immunoglobulin domain-containing protein 10-like isoform X4: MCYFISKQIQIKRLLCKGRKGRGLTCTIELVQVGYSRAWLTAGASADTEVTALGLYQDGFVFRLCFCTGNTNVCYFFFFFKQKMPCVKEFKRLSSFFLAILSFFTFQGARCELLVFPAGPSLVNALAGENVTLAVSFSGASDPVVSWFKGVLSIVVWTINSSADPSVAAIFSSVIKLEKQSASLTFFNVPLNYTGDYTIEMVKPGMRKASTTFTLKIFEYIQSLTLSSQPGLIKEGTENFTLQHSMLQGVFEQQIWFFNGIEIKNSSHYLVKTQANSLVILRPNQNDTGEYAVLLTNPFRNATASQNVSVRYGPDEPTLEVHPIQSFYLAGDSLNLSCQANGFPQPVAEWVFGGKIISQKGVLNLANVQTSQGGVYTCRLVNEDTKESRQKNMNLTVYERPVGNPECLVQSVNAINLQYHCGWVGGTPQAQLSFPELSNSSSGAGNFSLTVNASDSLNGKTIQCMAEHPVEQNKCNITASSPVAFLPIMRTTVDSGGKIVVTICCFSKASPKAVVSWFSGNETVINGSIYQISSNTSQLMIRHYNVSNFLLQNYTCTCRNPLGSKKREIQLQGPSISDSSLFPNQNGTIVTLTWEVPSMSVVTGFDIQMKGPDLLSKNRNGPLTKSSSNVYRTIQQKPGSARSTDIFFLDPKLTYWFQVIPKARMTNGEPSKIHRIGPVCHVDGR; encoded by the exons atgtgttattttattagcaagcaaatacaaataaagaGGCTGTTGTGTAAGGGGCGTAAGGGGCGTGGCCTCACATGCACAATCGAGTTAGTACAGGTGGGATACTCACGCGCCTGGCTGACCGCTGGAGCTTCCGCTGATACGGAAGTTACCGCTTTAGGACTTTACCAAGACGGTTTTGTTTTTCGTCTGTGCTTTTGTACTGGAAATACAAACgtctgctattttttttttttttttaaacaaaaaatgcCTTGTGTAAAGGAATTCAAGAGATTAAGCTCGTTTTTTCTGGccattttatcatttttcaCTTTCCAAG GTGCCCGCTGTGAACTGCTGGTTTTTCCTGCTGGTCCCAGTCTGGTGAATGCTTTAGCTGGCGAAAACGTGACTCTGGCTGTGTCCTTCAGTGGTGCCTCTGACCCAGTTGTTAGCTGGTTTAAGGGGGTTTTAAGTATTGTTGTATGGACTATAAACTCCAGTGCTGATCCATCTGTAGCTGCAATTTTCAGTAGTGTAATCAAGTTAGAGAAACAAAGTGCATCCCTCACCTTTTTTAATGTTCCACTTAACTACACCGGTGACTACACCATCGAAATGGTTAAACCTGGAATGAGAAAAGCCTCAACTACTTTCACTCTGAAAATATTTG aatACATCCAGAGCTTGACTCTGAGCTCACAGCCGGGTCTTATCAAAGAGGGAACTGAGAACTTCACCCTGCAGCATAGCATGCTCCAAGGAGTGTTTGAGCAACAAATCTGGTTCTTCAATGgtattgaaataaaaaacagcTCACACTATTTAGTGAAGACACAAGCAAATAGTCTTGTGATCCTCAGGCCAAACCAAAATGACACAGGAGAGTACGCTGTGTTACTGACAAACCCCTTCAGAAATGCGACGGCATCTCAAAACGTCTCTGTGCGGT ATGGACCCGATGAGCCTACACTTGAGGTCCATCCAATTCAGTCTTTTTATTTAGCAGGAGACTCTCTGAACCTCTCCTGTCAGGCTAATGGATTCCCACAGCCAGTCGCTGAGTGGGTCTTTGGTGGGAAGATCATTTCCCAAAAAGGAGTCCTGAATCTAGCAAATGTACAAACCAGTCAAGGAGGTGTTTACACATGCAGGCTGGTCAATGAAGATACAAAAGAAAGCCGGCAAAAGAACATGAACTTAACTGTTTATG AGCGGCCGGTGGGCAACCCTGAGTGCTTGGTGCAGTCAGTGAATGCCATCAACCTGCAGTATCACTGTGGATGGGTAGGGGGAACCCCACAGGCCCAGCTGTCTTTTCCAGAGCTAAGCAACTCCAGTAGTGGAGCAGGGAACTTCAGCTTAACCGTCAACGCATCAGATAGTCTAAATGGGAAAACAATCCAGTGCATGGCAGAACACCCTGTTGAACAGAATAAGTGCAATATCACTGCAA GTAGTCCCGTAGCATTCCTTCCAATTATGAGAACCACAGTTGACTCTGGGGGCAAAATAGTGGTGACAATCTGCTGTTTCAGTAAGGCCTCGCCTAAAGCTGTCGTGTCATGGTTCAGTGGCAATGAGACTGTCATCAACGGGTCCATATACCAGATCAGCAGCAACACCTCACAGCTTATGATTCGTCATTACAACGTCAGCAACTTTCTTCTCCAAAACTACACCTGCACATGCAGGAACCCTCTGGGCAGCAAGAAAAGAGAAATTCAGCTACAAG GACCGTCCATCTCAGATTCCAGTTTGTTCCCTAACCAAAACGGAACCATCGTCACGTTGACCTGGGAGGTCCCATCTATGTCTGTTGTTACAG GGTTCGACATCCAAATGAAAGGACCAGACCTTCTGAGCAAAAATCGCAATGGCCCTCTGACTAAAAGCAGCTCAAATGTATATCGCACAATCCAGCAGAAACCTGGTTCTGCCAGGAGTACGGATATCTTTTTCCTTGATCCCAAGCTGACCTACTGGTTTCAAGTCATCCCCAAAGCTCGTATGACCAATGGAGAGCCGTCTAAGATCCACAGAATTGGTCCAG TCTGTCATGTTGATGGCAGGTGA